A stretch of the Bacillus sp. FJAT-18017 genome encodes the following:
- the mbcS gene encoding acyl-CoA synthetase MbcS, whose translation MKREDLIAPLKYNLVSEVERFAEANPTRKALIWENEAGEKKEVTYQQLIERVNKAGNVFKAAGLEKGDVVLVVIPRLIEAYVVYLAALKTGLAVIPSSEMLREKDLQYRVSHGDVKAVVSYYPFANEFASIQKEGMAKFIVGEPAEGWTFLDREMELASTELGHADTTKDDMAFLSYTSGTTGNPKGVVHTHGWAYAHLRTAAPHWLCIQETDTVWATAGPGWQKWIWSPFLSVLGSGATGYVYHGKFEPVKYLQLLEGNEINVLCCTPTEYRLMAKAENLQDFKLPHLHSAVSAGEPLNREVIDTFKKYFNVDVRDGYGQTENTLLVGITKEMELRPGSMGRPTPGNTVEIIDEFGNPCKAGEVGDIAVHVESPALFKKYYKDPERTSMQFRGEYYITGDKAKKDEDGYFWFEGRGDDIIISSGYTIGPFEVEDALVKHPLVKECAVVASPDEIRGNIVKAFVVLREETTVDRQSLVKDLQEHVKTLTAPYKYPRKIEFLEELPKTTSGKIRRIELRQKEAAQTTRH comes from the coding sequence ATGAAACGTGAGGATTTAATTGCGCCTCTGAAGTACAACCTGGTTTCAGAGGTTGAACGATTTGCTGAAGCAAATCCGACAAGAAAAGCCCTTATCTGGGAAAATGAGGCGGGAGAAAAGAAGGAAGTTACATACCAACAATTAATTGAACGAGTTAACAAAGCAGGAAACGTCTTCAAAGCAGCCGGCCTTGAAAAAGGAGATGTGGTCCTTGTCGTAATCCCAAGGTTAATTGAAGCATATGTCGTTTATCTTGCAGCGCTAAAAACCGGACTTGCTGTGATTCCAAGCTCCGAAATGCTAAGGGAGAAAGATCTTCAATACAGGGTATCCCATGGTGATGTGAAGGCTGTTGTCAGCTATTATCCTTTCGCAAACGAATTCGCGAGTATTCAAAAGGAAGGCATGGCTAAATTCATCGTTGGCGAGCCAGCAGAAGGTTGGACATTCCTTGATAGGGAGATGGAACTGGCATCCACTGAACTTGGACATGCTGATACCACGAAGGACGATATGGCATTCCTCTCTTATACATCAGGTACAACTGGAAATCCGAAGGGAGTTGTGCATACCCATGGCTGGGCCTATGCCCATTTGAGAACTGCTGCTCCCCATTGGCTCTGTATTCAAGAAACAGATACAGTTTGGGCGACGGCGGGGCCGGGCTGGCAAAAATGGATTTGGAGCCCTTTCCTGTCTGTTCTTGGTTCGGGTGCGACAGGCTATGTTTATCATGGTAAATTTGAGCCTGTAAAGTATTTGCAATTACTTGAAGGCAATGAAATCAATGTGCTGTGCTGTACTCCGACCGAATACAGGCTTATGGCCAAAGCGGAGAATCTCCAAGATTTCAAGCTGCCGCATCTCCATAGCGCTGTTTCGGCAGGAGAACCCTTGAACAGGGAAGTAATCGATACATTTAAAAAATACTTTAATGTCGATGTTCGTGACGGTTACGGCCAGACTGAGAATACCCTGCTTGTCGGAATTACAAAGGAGATGGAGTTAAGGCCAGGATCAATGGGTAGGCCGACACCAGGAAACACCGTTGAGATTATCGATGAATTTGGCAATCCATGCAAAGCGGGGGAAGTTGGCGACATTGCTGTCCACGTAGAATCACCGGCACTATTTAAAAAATATTATAAAGACCCTGAGCGTACCTCCATGCAATTCAGGGGCGAGTATTATATTACCGGGGATAAGGCGAAAAAGGACGAGGATGGCTATTTCTGGTTTGAAGGACGTGGGGATGATATCATTATCAGTTCCGGCTATACAATCGGGCCGTTTGAAGTCGAGGATGCGCTTGTCAAACATCCGCTTGTTAAAGAATGCGCGGTTGTTGCCAGCCCTGACGAAATTAGGGGCAACATTGTAAAGGCGTTTGTTGTTCTGAGGGAGGAAACAACGGTTGACAGGCAAAGCCTTGTCAAGGACCTGCAGGAACATGTTAAGACTTTGACCGCTCCTTACAAATATCCGCGAAAGATTGAGTTTCTAGAGGAGCTTCCAAAAACAACATCGGGGAAAATCCGCCGGATCGAATTACGGCAAAAGGAAGCGGCGCAAACTACAAGACACTAA
- the ytfJ gene encoding GerW family sporulation protein, with protein sequence MSEHPIQGLMTTAMESLKEMIDVNTIIGDPVETPDGSVILTVSKVGFGFAAGGTEFGEGSQESGKHPFGGGSGGGVSITPIAFLIVNSKGVKMLHLDESTHLLERILETAPQAVDKIQQMMSKKSQSGSSDKQDQDKEKNKEKNKDSDKKKGKSDDEDLDF encoded by the coding sequence ATGTCAGAGCATCCTATTCAGGGGTTGATGACGACCGCGATGGAAAGCCTGAAAGAAATGATTGATGTGAATACAATCATTGGTGATCCGGTCGAAACTCCTGATGGAAGTGTGATTCTTACAGTTTCAAAGGTGGGCTTTGGATTTGCAGCAGGTGGCACTGAGTTTGGCGAAGGTAGTCAGGAGTCCGGTAAGCATCCTTTTGGAGGAGGCAGCGGCGGGGGAGTATCGATTACGCCGATTGCGTTTCTCATCGTAAACTCAAAGGGAGTTAAGATGCTCCATCTTGATGAGAGCACCCATTTGCTTGAAAGGATTCTTGAAACGGCTCCGCAGGCCGTGGATAAGATTCAGCAAATGATGTCCAAGAAGAGCCAATCCGGTTCAAGTGACAAGCAAGATCAGGACAAAGAAAAGAACAAAGAGAAGAACAAAGACAGCGATAAGAAAAAGGGCAAATCTGACGATGAGGATTTGGATTTCTAG
- a CDS encoding NAD kinase has product MPNRKNLYLYHSRDAEILKKVKPIYDQAEKYGFTLVKDYHDANIITSIGGEGTFLQAVQKTGFRDDCLYVGISTSESLSMYCDFQIDNLEGLVEAASQNDQIEVRRYPTIEVTVDDESKFQCLNEFSIKSSIIKTFVLDVYIDDLYFETFRGDGMIVATPTGSTAYNKSVNGAIVDPLLPCMQVSELASVNNNRFRTLGSSFILSGDRTLTLKVVKDGNDYPTMGMDNEALSVQHVEKVQVKLSNKIIKTVKLKDNSFWEKVKRTFL; this is encoded by the coding sequence ATGCCAAATCGTAAAAATCTTTATCTATACCATAGCAGGGATGCTGAAATCCTGAAGAAGGTTAAGCCCATTTATGACCAGGCAGAGAAATATGGCTTTACGCTGGTTAAGGATTATCACGATGCAAATATCATTACCAGCATAGGCGGTGAGGGAACCTTCCTTCAGGCAGTTCAAAAAACGGGTTTTCGGGATGATTGCCTCTACGTAGGTATATCAACATCAGAGAGCTTAAGCATGTATTGCGATTTTCAAATTGACAACCTTGAAGGTTTGGTTGAAGCTGCTTCCCAAAATGATCAGATCGAGGTACGCCGCTATCCAACCATTGAGGTAACTGTGGATGACGAAAGTAAATTCCAGTGCCTGAATGAATTTAGCATCAAGTCCTCTATAATCAAAACGTTCGTCCTTGATGTGTACATAGATGATTTGTACTTTGAAACCTTCCGGGGAGACGGAATGATTGTCGCTACACCAACAGGAAGTACAGCTTACAACAAATCGGTCAACGGTGCCATTGTTGACCCGCTCCTTCCATGTATGCAGGTGAGCGAGCTGGCTTCCGTCAATAACAACCGTTTCAGGACTCTCGGTTCCTCCTTTATCCTGAGCGGAGACCGCACCCTTACCCTTAAGGTGGTTAAAGACGGGAACGATTATCCAACAATGGGTATGGACAATGAGGCATTAAGCGTCCAGCATGTTGAAAAGGTTCAAGTAAAGCTGAGCAATAAAATAATTAAGACTGTGAAGCTAAAGGACAATTCCTTCTGGGAAAAAGTTAAACGGACGTTTCTTTAA
- a CDS encoding RDD family protein gives MRFWAYLLDLLVVGSIGRIIISPVFMLIGIPSSGGLFSPKTIATAALFYLYFVLMTKFLGQTLGKMAFGLAVIDLKDGKLSWQDVLIREWIGRFISKTIFVLYLIPAFHPQKKALHDIFADTAVIHVDR, from the coding sequence ATGAGGTTTTGGGCATACCTGCTTGATCTGCTAGTGGTTGGAAGCATTGGGCGTATCATTATTTCGCCGGTGTTTATGCTTATCGGGATCCCCTCATCAGGAGGTTTGTTTTCTCCGAAAACTATTGCTACTGCGGCTCTATTTTATTTGTACTTTGTGTTGATGACTAAATTCCTTGGGCAGACCCTGGGTAAAATGGCCTTTGGGCTGGCTGTCATCGACCTGAAGGATGGGAAATTGAGCTGGCAGGATGTCCTGATTAGAGAATGGATTGGACGCTTTATTTCAAAGACTATATTTGTTTTGTATCTTATACCAGCTTTTCATCCACAAAAGAAGGCATTGCATGATATCTTTGCGGACACAGCTGTGATACATGTTGATCGTTAA
- the rarD gene encoding EamA family transporter RarD: MGNNDIKNGAIQAGFSYLLWGLLPIYWKLLGHVDSIEILANRIFWSFVFMAILLYLTNKQASVSAVVKGFRTHPKQMYALACASVLITINWFVYIWAVNSGQMIEASLGYYMNPLVSVLLGVIVLKEKLSLAQYVSFILAFTGVLIISFSYGHFPWIALTLAISFGIYGLAKKLIKVEAAIGLTLETMVVTPIAAVYLGFLLMEGTSAFLHNGIGTNLLLAAAGPATALPLLLFAGGAQKIPLSMLGFLQYIAPTLTLILGVFVYEEHFSGIQLLAFMFIWSALTIYSLSKTKLFTSIGLRVRKH, encoded by the coding sequence ATGGGGAATAACGATATAAAAAATGGAGCGATTCAAGCGGGTTTTTCCTATCTGCTTTGGGGCCTCTTGCCAATATACTGGAAGCTTCTCGGCCATGTCGACTCAATTGAAATACTAGCGAACCGTATTTTTTGGTCCTTTGTTTTTATGGCCATCCTATTATATTTAACTAATAAACAGGCATCCGTGTCTGCTGTAGTAAAGGGTTTCCGGACACATCCAAAGCAAATGTATGCTCTTGCTTGTGCATCTGTGTTGATTACAATCAATTGGTTTGTCTATATTTGGGCTGTCAATTCAGGACAAATGATAGAAGCAAGCCTTGGCTATTATATGAATCCTTTAGTCAGTGTTCTTCTCGGTGTGATTGTTCTAAAGGAAAAACTTAGCCTTGCCCAATACGTTTCCTTTATTTTAGCTTTTACAGGTGTTTTAATTATTTCGTTCTCTTATGGACATTTCCCATGGATTGCTTTAACCCTGGCAATTTCATTCGGTATTTATGGGCTTGCCAAAAAGCTGATCAAGGTAGAAGCGGCCATAGGGTTAACACTTGAGACAATGGTTGTGACGCCAATTGCGGCTGTATATCTCGGTTTTTTACTTATGGAAGGCACATCGGCATTCCTTCATAATGGGATTGGGACAAATCTTCTCCTTGCAGCCGCCGGCCCTGCTACCGCGTTGCCGCTGCTACTCTTTGCTGGAGGGGCGCAAAAAATACCGCTGTCAATGCTAGGCTTCCTGCAATACATCGCACCAACTCTCACTCTTATTCTTGGTGTATTTGTATATGAAGAACATTTCAGCGGCATACAGCTTCTGGCATTTATGTTCATTTGGTCAGCTCTTACCATTTACTCCTTGTCAAAGACAAAGCTGTTCACATCGATTGGGCTGAGAGTTAGGAAACATTAA
- the sppA gene encoding signal peptide peptidase SppA — protein MNGKRWAAIGIAAVLFFFSVVISFLSSFASAGIESDFTDIFAGAEQGFVEEVIEEGSEFEKIAVLDVNGTIQDTGDAVSLLESPAYNHRTFLEQLDSAKEDDAVKGIIIRVNSPGGGVVESAEIHDRIVEIQKETKKPVYISMGSMAASGGYYISAPADKIFASQETLTGSLGVIMQGINYEGLAEKYGVEFTTIKSGPYKDIMSPTREMTDAERKILQDMIDNSYQGFVKVISEGRNMPVEEVKKLADGRIYDGRQAKELGLIDGYGYFDDVIDAMKKDKDLGDAQVVRYATGMGFGSLFSMGAQKVFGGDIEIQGLLDIISKTNSPRLMYLYSE, from the coding sequence ATGAATGGAAAACGCTGGGCCGCGATTGGAATCGCAGCTGTATTGTTTTTCTTTTCCGTAGTTATTAGTTTCTTATCTTCTTTTGCTTCCGCAGGTATCGAAAGCGATTTTACGGATATCTTTGCTGGAGCAGAACAAGGATTTGTTGAGGAAGTAATTGAAGAAGGCAGTGAATTTGAAAAAATAGCGGTTCTTGATGTAAATGGAACCATTCAGGATACGGGAGATGCTGTTTCTTTGCTTGAAAGCCCTGCATACAATCATCGCACGTTTCTTGAACAGCTTGACAGTGCCAAGGAGGATGACGCTGTTAAAGGAATCATTATTAGAGTGAATTCACCAGGTGGCGGTGTTGTCGAAAGCGCTGAAATCCATGACCGGATCGTAGAAATTCAAAAAGAAACGAAAAAGCCTGTCTATATTTCAATGGGATCGATGGCTGCTTCCGGAGGCTATTACATATCGGCACCTGCAGATAAAATTTTTGCCAGCCAGGAAACCTTGACTGGATCGCTAGGCGTTATCATGCAGGGAATCAATTATGAAGGGCTCGCCGAAAAATATGGAGTTGAATTTACAACAATCAAAAGCGGCCCTTACAAGGATATCATGAGTCCGACAAGAGAGATGACCGATGCGGAAAGAAAAATCCTTCAGGATATGATTGACAATTCATATCAAGGTTTTGTCAAGGTGATTTCTGAAGGCAGAAATATGCCAGTTGAAGAAGTAAAGAAACTTGCCGACGGCCGGATTTACGACGGGCGGCAGGCAAAGGAGCTTGGCCTGATTGATGGATATGGCTATTTTGATGACGTAATTGATGCAATGAAGAAGGACAAGGACCTAGGTGATGCCCAAGTGGTCCGCTATGCCACTGGCATGGGATTTGGATCTCTTTTTAGCATGGGAGCTCAAAAAGTGTTTGGCGGAGATATTGAAATTCAGGGACTTTTGGACATTATCTCAAAAACCAATTCCCCACGGTTAATGTATTTGTATTCTGAATAA
- a CDS encoding alpha/beta-type small acid-soluble spore protein codes for MPNNNSNNLLVPGAEQALQQMKVEIASEFGVNLGAETTSRANGSVGGEITKRLVSMAQQQLNGGFSR; via the coding sequence ATGCCAAACAACAACAGCAACAATCTTCTAGTACCAGGAGCTGAGCAAGCTCTTCAACAAATGAAGGTTGAAATCGCTTCTGAATTCGGCGTAAACCTTGGTGCAGAAACTACTTCTCGCGCTAACGGTTCTGTCGGTGGTGAAATCACTAAGCGCCTCGTTTCTATGGCTCAGCAACAACTTAACGGCGGTTTCTCTAGGTAA
- a CDS encoding amidohydrolase, producing the protein MATLMYGGPIYTMKEEGHQVEAVLTKDGKIIKIGSKAELEAAYYGEIDKKIDLQGCTMLPGIVDSHIHLIGHGERLIRLDLSSCKNRQEVFEAVKAYSLGLKDGDWLIGEGWNENLWDEPTPLHKAELDKIVPDRPVVLKRICRHAIVVNSMALEAAGINEKTKIPAGGVISTDVDGRFSGVLKDSAQDLIYSVVPEASEDYLLRAIKASIHDLYRLGITGVHTEDLNYYGNFEKTLRVFIRAIENDGLKFRAHLLVHHGVIEDFENGGFSFHSGNEWIEFGAMKIFSDGALGGRTALLSEPYDDEPSTNGVAIFTRDELSKLVGEARKHNMPVAIHAIGDLGFEYCLDAIEAHPLKGPGRDRLIHAQILREDLIERAAKLPLVLDLQPVFLQSDFPWVIDRIGTSRLEHAYAWKTLIDRGIACSGGSDAPIEYPDPFKGIDAAVNRVANGKVYGAGQALTVYEALSLYTKGSAYAASHENDRGEIREGNIADFTVIDRDLFTIPKETVAETKAVMTIIGGEVVFESSSNFF; encoded by the coding sequence ATGGCTACACTTATGTATGGGGGCCCAATTTATACAATGAAAGAGGAAGGGCATCAAGTAGAGGCCGTTCTTACAAAGGATGGAAAAATTATTAAAATTGGCAGCAAGGCTGAGTTGGAGGCTGCCTATTACGGAGAAATTGACAAAAAAATTGACCTGCAGGGCTGTACGATGCTTCCCGGCATAGTAGACAGCCATATTCATTTAATTGGGCATGGAGAGCGGCTAATCCGCCTCGATTTGTCTTCCTGCAAAAACAGGCAGGAAGTATTCGAAGCTGTCAAAGCGTATTCGCTAGGTTTAAAGGATGGCGATTGGCTCATTGGTGAGGGCTGGAATGAAAACCTCTGGGACGAGCCCACGCCTTTGCACAAAGCTGAGCTCGATAAAATCGTGCCAGATCGGCCTGTTGTTTTAAAAAGAATCTGCAGGCATGCAATTGTTGTAAATTCCATGGCACTTGAGGCCGCGGGAATTAATGAAAAAACAAAAATCCCGGCTGGCGGGGTGATTTCGACTGACGTTGACGGACGTTTTAGCGGTGTGTTGAAAGACAGTGCCCAGGATCTTATTTATTCTGTCGTTCCTGAAGCGTCAGAGGACTATCTTTTACGTGCTATTAAGGCATCCATCCATGATTTATATAGGCTAGGAATCACTGGTGTACACACGGAAGATTTAAATTATTACGGCAACTTTGAAAAGACTCTGAGGGTATTCATACGAGCGATTGAAAATGATGGCTTGAAGTTCCGTGCCCATTTGCTTGTCCACCATGGCGTAATCGAGGATTTTGAAAATGGGGGATTCTCTTTTCACTCAGGTAACGAGTGGATAGAGTTTGGCGCTATGAAAATTTTCTCGGACGGAGCACTTGGCGGCCGGACTGCTCTGTTAAGTGAGCCATACGATGATGAACCTTCTACCAACGGAGTCGCGATTTTCACTCGTGATGAGCTGTCAAAGCTTGTTGGAGAGGCAAGAAAGCATAACATGCCGGTAGCCATCCATGCGATTGGAGATTTGGGATTTGAATATTGCCTTGATGCAATTGAAGCGCACCCTTTGAAGGGCCCTGGACGGGATCGGCTAATTCACGCTCAGATACTTCGCGAGGATTTGATTGAACGAGCTGCTAAACTGCCGCTTGTCCTTGACCTGCAGCCTGTATTCCTGCAATCGGATTTTCCTTGGGTGATTGACAGGATAGGAACTAGCAGGCTTGAGCATGCATATGCGTGGAAAACGTTAATTGACCGTGGAATTGCCTGCTCAGGTGGATCCGATGCGCCAATCGAGTATCCTGATCCATTTAAGGGAATCGATGCGGCGGTTAATAGGGTAGCAAATGGCAAGGTGTATGGGGCTGGCCAGGCCTTGACGGTTTATGAAGCGCTAAGCCTATATACAAAGGGAAGTGCATATGCTGCAAGCCATGAAAACGACCGTGGTGAGATAAGGGAAGGGAACATCGCTGATTTTACAGTTATCGATCGGGATCTGTTTACTATACCGAAAGAGACAGTTGCCGAAACCAAAGCAGTCATGACAATCATTGGCGGCGAGGTAGTCTTTGAGAGCAGCAGTAACTTTTTTTAA
- a CDS encoding cysteine desulfurase family protein, which produces MIYFDNSATTKPYPDVVDSYVKVASDFFANPSSLHGMGARVERLITQARAQIAGLLGCEAEEVVFTSGGTESNNLAIKGAAYGYKNRGRHLIATSIEHPSVREPLLQLEKDGFKVTFIPVDHNGRVNPEDIQKAITDETILVSVMHINNEVGTIQPIEEIGTLLKNYPKVLFHVDGVQGAGKVPLDLSNSGVSLYTFSAHKFHGLKGTGGLFVKKGLRLESLLAGGSQEGSRRGGTENPAGIVAMAKAFRMSMEKQKTRMDSLITIKETIRMGLDKMEGIVLNTPSEGTAPHIVNFSVVGIKSETFVHALEEKGVFISTTSACSSKKRTASTTLLEMGVPESLAGSAARISLSFENTLEEARFVLEAIQKTVNELGRVLK; this is translated from the coding sequence ATGATTTATTTTGACAACAGTGCAACAACAAAACCATATCCGGATGTTGTAGATTCCTATGTGAAGGTCGCATCAGACTTTTTTGCGAATCCTTCTTCACTCCACGGAATGGGAGCCAGGGTAGAACGGCTCATCACCCAGGCGCGGGCACAAATTGCCGGGCTGCTTGGCTGCGAAGCGGAAGAAGTGGTTTTTACATCAGGCGGAACAGAAAGCAATAATCTTGCTATTAAAGGTGCCGCATACGGCTACAAGAACCGGGGAAGGCACTTAATTGCAACATCGATTGAACATCCATCAGTCAGGGAGCCTCTGCTTCAACTCGAAAAGGATGGATTCAAGGTTACCTTTATCCCCGTTGACCACAATGGAAGAGTAAATCCCGAGGATATTCAGAAGGCGATTACAGATGAAACCATTCTCGTTTCCGTCATGCATATAAATAATGAGGTTGGGACGATTCAGCCAATAGAAGAAATTGGAACCTTGCTTAAGAACTACCCCAAAGTCCTTTTTCATGTCGATGGTGTCCAGGGGGCTGGGAAAGTCCCTCTAGACTTAAGCAATTCTGGAGTAAGCCTGTATACATTTTCTGCGCATAAATTTCATGGCTTAAAAGGAACTGGCGGGCTTTTTGTTAAAAAGGGACTTAGGCTGGAATCGCTATTAGCCGGAGGAAGCCAGGAAGGCAGCCGGCGTGGGGGAACAGAAAATCCAGCGGGCATCGTGGCCATGGCAAAAGCGTTCCGAATGTCCATGGAAAAACAAAAAACTAGAATGGATTCATTGATTACAATTAAAGAAACAATAAGAATGGGTTTGGACAAAATGGAAGGAATTGTCCTCAATACTCCTTCAGAGGGTACTGCTCCCCATATTGTTAATTTCTCCGTAGTGGGAATTAAATCCGAAACGTTTGTCCATGCACTTGAAGAAAAAGGCGTGTTTATTTCGACCACAAGCGCATGTTCTTCAAAGAAAAGAACTGCCAGCACAACACTTTTGGAAATGGGAGTGCCAGAAAGTCTGGCAGGAAGTGCGGCGAGAATCAGTCTCTCATTTGAAAATACTTTAGAAGAGGCCAGGTTTGTACTTGAGGCGATTCAAAAAACAGTAAACGAATTGGGAAGGGTTTTGAAATAG
- a CDS encoding DUF2953 domain-containing protein produces MLWLTLILIGIILLIILIWMTRITIKVEYVNYSGNNKLYIQLRAWFGLIRYTVKIPVIEAETNPPALKAEGEKGSKEKEDTGGRLTAEELLSMLEKGKEIINRIIGVHPILMEFLAQITVRKFDWKTAIGTGDAAVTGMLAGAVWAVKGSIAGLVHHHMKLKVKPSLHVTPYFQYRIAGTMLACMFTFRAGKAISAGIRIFTHWKGKKSELISKSMQVMPNEE; encoded by the coding sequence GTGCTTTGGCTCACTCTTATTTTAATTGGTATTATTTTGCTAATTATACTTATCTGGATGACTCGGATTACCATCAAAGTTGAATATGTGAATTATAGCGGTAACAATAAACTATACATTCAGCTTCGGGCCTGGTTCGGACTGATTCGTTATACAGTTAAAATTCCAGTCATTGAGGCTGAAACTAATCCACCCGCTCTTAAAGCGGAGGGTGAAAAAGGCAGCAAGGAAAAAGAGGACACAGGAGGCCGGCTAACTGCTGAGGAACTTCTATCAATGCTGGAAAAAGGAAAAGAAATTATAAATAGAATCATTGGTGTGCATCCGATTTTAATGGAATTTCTTGCGCAAATTACGGTAAGGAAATTCGACTGGAAAACCGCAATTGGAACTGGAGATGCTGCAGTGACTGGCATGCTTGCTGGTGCTGTTTGGGCTGTGAAAGGAAGCATTGCCGGCCTGGTGCATCACCATATGAAATTGAAGGTTAAGCCCTCCCTGCATGTAACGCCGTACTTTCAATATAGGATAGCAGGAACAATGTTAGCGTGTATGTTTACCTTCCGGGCTGGGAAAGCTATTTCAGCAGGAATCAGGATTTTTACGCATTGGAAAGGCAAAAAAAGTGAGCTTATTTCAAAATCAATGCAGGTTATGCCGAATGAGGAATAA
- the thiI gene encoding tRNA uracil 4-sulfurtransferase ThiI, protein MQYDRILIRYGEISTKGRNRGKFVDMLRRSIKLALTEHPAIKIEASRDRMYVLLNGEDSRDVMLKLKKIFGIQSFSPAIRVEKDIPAMQEAALGLLKSVFEEGKTFKVTGKRSDKSFELDTDGINQVFGAYLLNNLPGLKVQVKKPDINLVIEIRNEAAYLSCETIQGAGGLPLGTGGKAMLMLSGGIDSPVAGFLAMKRGVQIEAVHFHSPPYTSERARQKVIDLAEKLAEVSGEIVLHIVPFTELQEAVRAQIPENYSMTATRRFMLRIADAIRERNDGLAIITGESLGQVASQTLESMYAINDVTNTPILRPLITEDKTEIIKLAEELGTYSISILPYEDCCTIFVPASPKTKPKKDKVVFYESFIDFGPYVERAVEGTETIRITPGYSRQQHELDDLF, encoded by the coding sequence ATGCAATATGACAGAATATTGATCCGCTATGGAGAAATTTCAACAAAAGGGCGCAATCGGGGCAAGTTTGTCGACATGCTGAGAAGAAGCATTAAGCTTGCCCTGACAGAGCACCCTGCGATTAAAATTGAAGCGTCCAGGGATAGAATGTACGTACTTTTAAATGGAGAAGACAGCCGCGATGTCATGCTCAAGCTGAAAAAAATTTTCGGTATTCAGTCGTTCAGCCCGGCCATCCGCGTTGAAAAAGATATTCCAGCCATGCAGGAGGCTGCACTGGGCCTATTGAAATCTGTGTTTGAAGAAGGAAAAACCTTCAAGGTTACGGGGAAACGTTCAGATAAGAGCTTTGAGCTGGATACAGATGGAATCAACCAGGTATTTGGGGCATATTTGCTAAATAATCTGCCTGGCCTAAAAGTACAGGTAAAAAAACCAGACATCAACCTTGTAATTGAAATAAGAAATGAAGCAGCTTATTTGTCATGTGAAACGATTCAAGGAGCCGGGGGGCTGCCGCTCGGAACAGGCGGAAAAGCCATGCTGATGCTGTCCGGAGGGATCGATAGCCCTGTGGCAGGCTTCCTTGCGATGAAGCGCGGCGTCCAGATTGAGGCTGTCCATTTTCATAGCCCTCCGTACACAAGTGAACGAGCAAGGCAAAAAGTAATTGACCTTGCCGAAAAACTGGCAGAGGTTAGTGGAGAAATTGTCCTCCATATTGTGCCTTTTACAGAGCTTCAGGAGGCGGTCCGGGCTCAAATTCCAGAAAACTATTCAATGACAGCGACAAGACGGTTTATGCTTAGAATTGCAGATGCAATCAGGGAACGAAATGATGGACTGGCAATTATAACTGGGGAAAGCCTTGGTCAGGTTGCCAGCCAGACGCTTGAAAGTATGTATGCAATCAATGATGTAACGAATACACCAATCCTTCGTCCGCTGATTACAGAGGATAAGACAGAAATAATCAAGCTGGCAGAAGAATTAGGGACATATAGTATTTCCATCCTGCCTTATGAAGATTGCTGCACCATATTTGTCCCGGCCTCACCAAAAACAAAGCCGAAAAAAGACAAGGTTGTCTTTTATGAAAGCTTTATCGATTTTGGCCCTTATGTAGAGCGTGCGGTTGAAGGAACCGAAACGATCAGGATTACACCTGGCTACAGCAGGCAGCAGCATGAACTGGATGATCTTTTTTAA